The Mycolicibacterium doricum genome includes a region encoding these proteins:
- a CDS encoding glycoside hydrolase family 16 protein has protein sequence MDRRSAMLMLGVGVAAAALPVAKAGAQPVIGDVPPGPPPGPGGPGAPVAAAAPGPGLLFADEFNGPAGSPPNPASWFIVPVRETIRNPVEWDKPYNMGRYVTDQEHVFQDGMGNLVIRATRGPGANIQERYASAKIIGNWRGGVGTTWEARIKLNCLTDGAWPAFWLVNDNPVRGGEVDLVEWYGNRDWPSGTTVHARLDGTQFQTYKHPVDGDWHTWRMTWKPEGMYFWKDYVPGMEPFFTVLSNSLPEWPFNDPGYTMAPVFNIAVGGSGGREPAGGNYPADMLVDWIRVF, from the coding sequence ATGGATCGCCGTAGCGCAATGTTGATGTTGGGGGTCGGTGTGGCGGCTGCCGCACTACCGGTTGCGAAGGCAGGGGCCCAACCCGTGATCGGCGATGTGCCGCCCGGTCCACCTCCGGGACCCGGCGGGCCGGGCGCTCCCGTAGCCGCCGCCGCGCCAGGGCCGGGGCTACTGTTCGCCGACGAGTTCAACGGGCCGGCCGGCTCGCCGCCGAACCCCGCGTCCTGGTTCATCGTTCCGGTGCGTGAGACCATTCGAAATCCCGTCGAATGGGACAAGCCCTACAACATGGGCCGCTACGTCACCGACCAGGAACACGTCTTCCAGGACGGGATGGGCAACCTGGTCATCCGAGCCACCCGCGGTCCGGGCGCCAACATCCAGGAGAGGTACGCCAGCGCCAAGATCATCGGTAACTGGCGCGGCGGCGTGGGGACGACGTGGGAGGCGCGCATCAAGCTCAACTGCCTGACCGACGGCGCATGGCCGGCGTTCTGGTTGGTCAACGACAACCCGGTTCGCGGCGGTGAAGTCGACCTCGTGGAGTGGTACGGCAACCGAGACTGGCCGTCGGGCACCACGGTGCACGCGCGGTTGGACGGCACGCAGTTCCAGACATACAAGCACCCGGTCGACGGTGACTGGCACACCTGGCGCATGACGTGGAAGCCGGAAGGCATGTACTTCTGGAAGGACTACGTGCCCGGAATGGAGCCCTTCTTCACGGTGCTGTCGAATTCGCTGCCCGAGTGGCCGTTCAACGACCCGGGCTACACGATGGCGCCGGTGTTCAACATCGCCGTCGGCGGCTCCGGCGGTCGCGAACCCGCCGGAGGCAACTATCCGGCGGATATGCTCGTCGACTGGATCCGCGTATTCTAG
- a CDS encoding very short patch repair endonuclease, producing the protein MRSAKWDSWRMPETTSWASSPTSRKVMQGNRSRDTKPELAVRKLLHAMGLRYRVGIRPEPALRRTADIVFTRQRIAVFIDGCFWHGCVQHRPTPAKANSEYWSRKLAGNIQRDADTTARLESSGWRVMRFWEHDPPESVADQVIAAVRGHELSKAVPNRRSD; encoded by the coding sequence ATGCGATCCGCGAAATGGGACTCTTGGCGCATGCCCGAGACCACTTCGTGGGCGAGCAGCCCCACATCCCGGAAGGTGATGCAAGGGAATCGGTCTCGAGATACCAAACCCGAGCTGGCGGTCCGGAAGCTGCTCCACGCCATGGGCCTTCGCTACCGCGTCGGGATTCGGCCGGAGCCCGCGCTTAGGCGAACTGCCGACATCGTGTTCACCCGGCAGCGAATTGCGGTGTTCATCGATGGGTGCTTCTGGCACGGCTGCGTTCAGCATCGACCCACGCCGGCCAAGGCGAACTCGGAGTATTGGAGTAGGAAACTCGCCGGGAATATCCAGCGAGACGCAGACACAACTGCGCGTCTTGAGAGTTCGGGCTGGCGCGTAATGCGCTTCTGGGAGCATGATCCACCCGAGTCTGTGGCCGACCAGGTGATCGCGGCAGTCCGAGGTCATGAGCTTTCCAAAGCAGTCCCGAACCGGCGGTCAGACTAG
- a CDS encoding DNA cytosine methyltransferase, producing MRHTDVVRPVVGRAGYGDSKESRAVADREDGGVAVPRKSPVAAYRPIAIDLYAGAGGLSLGMEQAGFDVVAAVEMDPIHALTHRFNLPHTSVVTRDLSEGSVRAVATHVVDAARTNWQARHPLGEFPGVDAVVGGPPCQGFSIGGIRDAQDERNGQLLRFVDLVVEIQPRVFCLENVAGLLQPRFEALRKEVLRRLEVDGGYDVTGLNMPVNAASFGVPQNRRRVLILGSRAGDVPVLTPPDVSPVTVREALEGLPDLTSYRRLLSSDEVELTSEDLRQLLSVRSEYARRLVGVESDPSDRSWQRIHHPARLTNSLRTVHRPKTVQRFSRTRHGKVDGVSHLFRLDPDGQSRTLRAGTGTDRGSHTSPRPIHPHKNRVITVREAARLHGYPDWFRFHGTNWHGHRQVGNSVPPPLAAAAGRALLQALRVSVSKRPMKQVALGDPDWLWYGQLEASEAMRS from the coding sequence ATGAGACACACCGACGTTGTCAGGCCTGTTGTCGGTCGTGCCGGATATGGTGACTCGAAGGAGTCACGGGCGGTCGCAGACCGGGAGGACGGAGGCGTGGCTGTGCCGAGGAAAAGTCCGGTGGCAGCCTACCGCCCTATAGCAATCGATTTGTACGCTGGCGCGGGTGGTCTCTCGCTTGGAATGGAACAGGCCGGTTTCGATGTTGTCGCCGCCGTAGAGATGGATCCGATTCACGCGCTTACCCATCGATTCAATCTTCCCCATACGTCTGTAGTCACCCGCGACCTGAGTGAGGGCTCGGTCCGGGCGGTCGCGACACACGTGGTAGACGCAGCAAGAACGAATTGGCAGGCGCGGCATCCCCTAGGAGAGTTCCCAGGCGTCGACGCAGTGGTGGGCGGCCCTCCGTGCCAAGGGTTTTCAATTGGCGGCATACGCGATGCTCAGGACGAGCGCAACGGTCAGCTCCTGCGGTTCGTCGATCTTGTGGTTGAGATTCAGCCGAGGGTTTTCTGCTTGGAGAACGTTGCCGGATTGCTCCAACCTCGGTTCGAAGCCTTGCGCAAAGAGGTTTTAAGGAGGCTTGAGGTCGACGGTGGCTACGACGTAACCGGCTTGAACATGCCAGTTAATGCAGCGTCGTTCGGCGTGCCGCAGAATCGACGGCGAGTATTGATCTTGGGTTCCCGGGCAGGCGACGTACCAGTCCTCACACCTCCCGATGTCAGTCCAGTTACGGTGCGGGAAGCGCTGGAGGGATTGCCTGATCTCACAAGTTACCGACGGCTACTCTCCTCTGACGAGGTCGAGCTGACTTCCGAAGACCTCAGGCAGTTGCTGAGCGTTCGTTCCGAGTACGCTAGGCGACTCGTGGGCGTCGAATCTGACCCGAGCGACCGCAGTTGGCAACGAATCCATCACCCCGCCCGCCTGACAAACTCGCTTCGAACTGTTCACAGGCCCAAAACGGTCCAGCGTTTCTCGCGGACTCGTCACGGCAAAGTTGACGGGGTAAGTCACCTCTTCCGCCTAGATCCCGACGGACAATCTCGGACGCTTCGCGCTGGTACAGGCACCGACCGAGGTTCGCATACGTCACCCCGACCGATCCACCCGCATAAGAATCGGGTGATCACCGTCCGTGAAGCTGCGCGGCTGCATGGCTATCCCGATTGGTTCCGTTTCCATGGCACTAACTGGCATGGTCACCGTCAAGTGGGCAACAGCGTTCCCCCGCCGCTTGCCGCAGCCGCCGGCCGCGCGCTTTTGCAGGCCCTGCGTGTATCCGTTAGCAAACGGCCCATGAAACAAGTTGCGCTCGGCGACCCGGATTGGCTCTGGTACGGCCAGTTGGAGGCCTCTGAGGCCATGCGTAGTTAG
- a CDS encoding ATP-binding protein yields MSEKVDDELVVRGEPTKEFFISMLVRDIGLIPAIVDLVDNSVDGARRVRPTNGDVSDQARRFDGLYVAIRISPDAFEIADNCGGITWETAKSYAFRFGRPPSAPATPGSIGQFGIGMKRALFKLGNAFTVRSITSLEDFDLAVNVREWRNSESWDFTDVRHNSSSHGDDEIGTIIRVTDLHESVSESFALSRFESELSDELSMRHQKSMNEGLALSLNGIPVNVDILTLLSSEELRPGHLDDVLDETTDAPVYVTMYTGISESSPTDAGWYVYCNGRLVLGPDRTAVTGWGTSKGVPQYHNQYARFRGYLFFESASVDKLPWTTTKQGVDMGHWAYRALQPRMTDAMKPVIAFLNALDAERDNPSSGAPLESYVTEAEKSPASLGDITDSSTFTSPRRQQAPKRPETQSIQYARPKAQINAVKRKLRATSARQVGEGTFDYFYKRECSNDD; encoded by the coding sequence ATGTCGGAAAAGGTTGACGACGAACTCGTTGTCAGGGGTGAGCCAACCAAGGAGTTCTTCATCTCGATGCTCGTCCGCGACATCGGGCTGATTCCGGCCATCGTTGACTTGGTTGACAACTCAGTGGATGGCGCCCGTCGCGTTCGTCCGACGAACGGTGATGTGTCCGATCAAGCCAGGCGCTTCGACGGCCTGTACGTCGCCATCCGAATCTCTCCCGATGCTTTCGAGATCGCGGACAACTGCGGTGGTATTACCTGGGAAACGGCCAAGTCATATGCGTTTCGCTTCGGTCGTCCGCCTAGTGCGCCGGCGACACCTGGCTCGATCGGCCAGTTCGGTATTGGCATGAAACGCGCGCTGTTCAAACTCGGAAATGCGTTTACAGTGCGGTCAATCACGTCCCTAGAAGATTTCGACCTCGCCGTGAATGTCCGCGAATGGCGGAATTCGGAGTCATGGGATTTCACGGATGTCCGCCATAATTCTTCTTCGCACGGGGATGACGAGATTGGCACGATTATCCGTGTAACCGATCTCCACGAATCGGTTAGCGAGTCTTTTGCGCTTAGCCGCTTCGAGTCTGAACTCTCGGACGAGCTATCAATGCGGCACCAAAAGAGCATGAACGAAGGACTAGCTCTTTCGCTGAACGGCATACCCGTCAACGTCGACATTTTGACACTGCTCAGCTCGGAAGAACTCAGGCCCGGCCATCTCGACGACGTACTCGATGAGACCACGGACGCACCTGTCTATGTCACGATGTATACGGGTATATCTGAGTCGTCGCCCACTGATGCCGGTTGGTATGTGTACTGCAATGGGCGCTTGGTTCTAGGTCCGGATAGGACCGCCGTGACGGGGTGGGGTACCTCCAAAGGCGTTCCTCAGTATCACAATCAGTACGCGCGATTTCGCGGCTATCTTTTCTTCGAAAGCGCGAGTGTTGACAAACTGCCTTGGACCACGACGAAGCAGGGTGTGGACATGGGTCACTGGGCATATCGTGCACTTCAACCCCGGATGACCGACGCAATGAAGCCGGTAATTGCATTTCTTAACGCACTCGATGCAGAGAGGGATAATCCGTCGTCGGGCGCGCCCCTTGAGTCCTACGTAACGGAGGCTGAAAAGTCCCCGGCGTCTCTCGGGGACATCACCGACTCAAGTACCTTCACGTCGCCGCGTCGGCAGCAGGCGCCCAAACGGCCTGAGACGCAATCTATTCAATACGCACGGCCGAAAGCGCAGATCAACGCTGTCAAACGGAAGCTTAGAGCGACTTCCGCGCGACAGGTCGGGGAGGGGACCTTCGACTACTTCTACAAGCGCGAATGCTCGAACGATGACTAG
- a CDS encoding O-methyltransferase — MTSDPSYRKIDYSLRPAKAIERKMMIDLLRRLDRSAALSHYRYVGFGSPYFSDFALMHRALGIGDMVSIEHANDHEARFRFNAPFATIDLQFGEASEVLPELTWAQRSIVWLDYDGRLDDVKLEDIDYLARNLPTGSVMIVSVNAHPSADLDKRLEKAKEDLGNAVPRTASNESLGAWGTATMYREVISEQVKVSLSERNAGQSAAAQIHYQQLFNFHYSDGARMLTVGGVFYDAGQEGLYAGCAFNDFDFYRSGDQPYTITVPKLTLKEMRHLDAQLPAAGGYEGLDEIGIPIDDADTYAKLYRYFPKFVDIEA; from the coding sequence ATGACTAGCGATCCGAGCTATAGAAAGATTGACTACAGCTTGCGTCCGGCGAAGGCGATCGAGCGGAAGATGATGATTGATCTGCTTCGACGACTGGATCGATCCGCGGCGCTTTCGCATTACCGTTATGTCGGCTTCGGATCGCCGTACTTCTCGGACTTCGCACTCATGCATCGCGCGCTCGGGATCGGCGATATGGTCTCGATCGAGCATGCAAATGATCATGAGGCACGGTTTCGCTTCAATGCACCGTTCGCAACCATTGATCTCCAATTTGGAGAGGCGAGCGAAGTGCTGCCTGAACTCACATGGGCGCAACGCTCGATCGTCTGGCTCGATTACGACGGTCGACTCGACGATGTCAAATTGGAGGATATCGATTACCTCGCACGAAATCTGCCCACCGGCAGCGTCATGATTGTGTCGGTCAATGCGCATCCCTCTGCCGATCTGGATAAGCGGCTCGAGAAGGCAAAAGAAGATTTGGGTAATGCAGTGCCTCGCACAGCCTCAAACGAGTCCCTCGGCGCCTGGGGGACTGCCACTATGTACCGCGAGGTTATTAGTGAACAAGTGAAAGTATCTCTTAGTGAACGCAACGCTGGCCAGTCGGCGGCTGCACAGATCCATTACCAACAACTATTTAACTTTCACTATTCGGACGGTGCTCGAATGCTGACCGTCGGAGGCGTATTTTATGACGCGGGCCAAGAGGGGCTTTATGCAGGCTGCGCCTTCAATGATTTTGACTTTTACCGTAGTGGCGATCAGCCGTACACCATCACGGTTCCCAAACTGACATTGAAGGAAATGCGACACTTGGACGCACAGCTCCCCGCTGCCGGAGGATATGAAGGGCTCGACGAGATTGGAATTCCGATCGATGACGCCGATACATACGCCAAGTTGTATCGGTATTTTCCGAAGTTTGTCGATATCGAGGCTTGA
- a CDS encoding phage protease: MALTFDDDQAAPLLESLGLPADATDVDLILDTAKDLAAQAAGLNPEKPSTVAAAAKRAGLEVIDTETLATLRHDAQEGRKIAAAAAQQKVEASVDDAITKGKITPARRKHWVTLIAADPGMAEVLASVPNETAIPLTEIGHSVEASTEDLAEAGRWFY, from the coding sequence ATGGCACTCACATTCGATGACGACCAGGCCGCTCCGCTGCTCGAATCGCTCGGCCTGCCCGCCGACGCGACCGACGTTGACCTGATACTCGACACCGCCAAGGACCTCGCCGCACAGGCCGCGGGCCTCAACCCCGAAAAGCCGTCCACAGTGGCCGCTGCCGCCAAGCGTGCGGGCCTTGAGGTCATCGACACAGAGACGCTCGCCACGCTGCGCCACGACGCGCAGGAGGGCCGAAAGATCGCGGCCGCCGCTGCACAGCAGAAGGTCGAGGCATCCGTCGACGACGCGATCACAAAGGGCAAGATCACGCCAGCGCGCCGCAAGCATTGGGTCACGCTGATCGCGGCCGATCCCGGCATGGCCGAGGTGCTCGCGTCGGTGCCCAACGAGACAGCCATCCCCTTAACGGAAATCGGGCACTCGGTGGAGGCAAGCACCGAGGACCTCGCCGAGGCCGGTCGCTGGTTCTACTAA
- a CDS encoding major capsid protein, with product MPNALIPELNGRRLTVDVALKQPTILRSRIAELADDQVLLPNLFHPLGAKVEAGGLLYSVVQASDFFTTSIEKRTPGAEYKVVEGVDPEPKLAVVEDWGGKFQITDEQRARNDVSWLDQQTTQLANTITRKLDVATMAAIAAAGVGTVIPAANWEELVFVGPLDAITPSADRPTAHIAEAQELADLEELGVTHDLLIVHPTQARQLRTAYAEGLDDMLKSAGLEMFANPRIPEGEAYVVEKAMVGTVGFEAPLTVEVYDDRSTRSTWVQAYAVPAFAVDRPYAAKRIVLPA from the coding sequence ATGCCCAACGCACTCATTCCCGAGCTCAACGGTCGCCGGCTCACCGTCGACGTCGCGCTCAAACAGCCCACAATCCTGCGCAGCCGCATCGCCGAACTCGCCGACGATCAGGTATTGCTGCCTAACCTATTTCATCCGCTCGGCGCGAAGGTCGAGGCCGGTGGCCTGCTCTACTCGGTCGTACAGGCGTCTGACTTCTTCACCACCAGCATCGAGAAGCGCACGCCCGGAGCGGAATACAAGGTCGTCGAGGGCGTCGACCCCGAGCCCAAGCTCGCCGTCGTCGAGGATTGGGGCGGCAAGTTCCAGATCACCGACGAGCAACGCGCCCGCAATGACGTGTCGTGGCTGGACCAGCAGACAACGCAGCTCGCAAACACCATCACACGCAAGCTCGACGTCGCGACGATGGCCGCGATTGCCGCCGCCGGCGTGGGCACCGTCATCCCGGCGGCCAACTGGGAAGAGCTCGTTTTCGTCGGCCCGCTCGACGCGATCACGCCCAGCGCCGACCGGCCCACCGCCCACATCGCAGAGGCGCAGGAACTCGCCGACCTCGAGGAGCTCGGCGTCACTCACGACCTGCTCATCGTTCACCCGACACAGGCCCGGCAGCTTCGCACCGCCTACGCCGAGGGCCTCGACGACATGCTCAAGTCGGCCGGCCTCGAAATGTTCGCCAACCCGCGCATCCCCGAGGGGGAAGCCTACGTCGTCGAAAAGGCCATGGTCGGCACAGTCGGATTCGAAGCACCGCTGACCGTCGAGGTGTACGACGACCGCTCAACTCGCTCGACATGGGTGCAGGCCTACGCCGTGCCGGCGTTCGCGGTCGACCGCCCGTATGCCGCCAAGCGCATCGTCCTACCCGCGTAA
- a CDS encoding capsid cement protein yields MSTTIASPSVYDPGADLTAEATGAVTAKRFVKIAGNRTSGGNIAVSPAAAGERPCAVAGNDAAGGGLVRVVRGNSRVVRVTASGAIAANAEVQVGANGTAQTKAAGLAVGYAVTDAADATDAEISLY; encoded by the coding sequence ATGTCGACAACCATCGCCAGCCCGTCGGTGTACGACCCCGGTGCTGACCTCACCGCCGAGGCGACCGGGGCGGTAACCGCCAAGCGTTTCGTCAAGATCGCCGGTAATCGCACCAGCGGCGGCAACATCGCCGTGAGCCCGGCCGCCGCGGGTGAGCGTCCATGCGCCGTGGCCGGCAACGACGCCGCCGGCGGCGGGCTCGTGCGCGTGGTACGCGGAAACTCCCGCGTCGTGCGGGTGACCGCCTCGGGCGCGATCGCCGCCAACGCCGAGGTCCAGGTCGGCGCGAACGGCACCGCGCAAACCAAGGCCGCCGGTCTCGCCGTCGGCTACGCGGTCACCGACGCAGCAGACGCGACCGACGCCGAAATCAGCCTCTACTAG
- a CDS encoding helix-turn-helix domain-containing protein, with amino-acid sequence MSGVLLDAEEADYVARALDLLARLLAGQRSHPAARLAAVTAKLRKSTDKTGDSTQSVSESAREFAAQRDSMHDPAYATMGTGDAARILGITPNGARDLARRRRIPARRTGTRWLFDAAAVIVEAERRASKQG; translated from the coding sequence GTGAGCGGCGTGCTGCTAGACGCCGAGGAGGCCGATTACGTCGCACGCGCCCTCGACCTGCTCGCCAGGCTGCTTGCCGGGCAGCGATCGCACCCGGCCGCGCGGCTCGCTGCGGTGACCGCGAAACTGCGGAAATCGACAGATAAAACTGGCGATTCGACGCAAAGCGTGAGTGAAAGCGCCAGAGAGTTTGCGGCACAACGCGACTCGATGCACGATCCCGCCTATGCGACCATGGGCACCGGCGACGCCGCGCGGATACTCGGCATCACGCCGAACGGGGCGCGTGACCTCGCCCGCCGCCGTCGGATACCGGCTCGGCGCACCGGAACGCGGTGGCTATTCGATGCGGCAGCCGTCATCGTCGAGGCCGAGCGACGTGCCTCGAAACAGGGGTGA
- a CDS encoding helix-turn-helix domain-containing protein, translating to MERLGVGRSTVFALMASGALRSCKVGRRRLVPESAIVEFIENLEQATRNGA from the coding sequence ATGGAAAGGCTCGGAGTTGGCCGATCCACGGTTTTCGCGCTGATGGCGAGCGGCGCGCTACGAAGTTGCAAGGTCGGACGCCGGCGGCTCGTACCGGAGTCAGCGATCGTCGAGTTCATCGAGAACCTCGAACAGGCCACCCGCAACGGCGCATGA
- a CDS encoding helix-turn-helix domain-containing protein, with product MRTNMSQDVALPKIDKGAKAWELTLAKTVGDAVQKRRKALGWTGVQLAERTAELGYPITRVAISKIEGNSRAGKLDIAEVLILAAALDIAPVLLLAPGFPNEGHVEAQPGHTVDSRQAVKLFSGLGAELIEAQALAEEGERRLSHLREIAASPDTTSEHRKLLTSDIKYSERTVQTLRDDVARKKRELWGETDSKGPADE from the coding sequence ATGCGTACGAACATGTCGCAGGATGTTGCATTGCCGAAAATTGACAAGGGCGCGAAGGCGTGGGAATTGACTCTGGCCAAGACTGTCGGCGATGCGGTCCAGAAGCGGCGCAAGGCCCTGGGATGGACAGGAGTACAACTCGCGGAACGGACCGCCGAGCTCGGTTATCCGATTACACGCGTTGCGATTTCCAAGATTGAGGGCAATAGCAGGGCCGGAAAGCTCGACATCGCCGAGGTTCTTATCCTCGCGGCTGCGCTCGACATTGCGCCGGTGCTGCTGCTGGCACCGGGCTTTCCAAACGAAGGCCACGTAGAAGCCCAGCCGGGGCATACCGTAGATAGCCGGCAGGCCGTCAAGTTGTTCTCTGGTTTGGGGGCCGAACTCATCGAGGCGCAGGCGCTCGCCGAGGAGGGCGAGAGGCGGTTGTCCCATTTGAGGGAGATAGCGGCTTCGCCAGACACCACGTCGGAACATCGCAAGCTATTGACGAGCGACATTAAGTATTCAGAGCGCACAGTGCAGACACTCCGCGACGACGTGGCGCGCAAGAAGCGCGAGTTATGGGGCGAAACCGACAGTAAAGGGCCTGCTGATGAGTAG
- a CDS encoding tyrosine-type recombinase/integrase, with protein MSRRQLPPQIKKIEVTERKTGKNVVRYQVTVDAGINPETGKRQQVRRRYETEREARAALADVTEAAVRGTFVPRRAITVREVCDDYVAGRHRLRATSKAKLSYDLQPLIERHGDEPVQRLTKAHVDASVFDLLAGGTKTGKGRTRRSWSAVAVNKFTQTVAMVLAGAQRQGLVPRNVAEHVDPVAGGHRSVDTYTETEVATLLASIADDRLGHAWELALCGLRRGEIAGLRWADVDLRGKALSVTNNRVDAGGTAVENDPKSAMSRRTLPLPDRLVSVLRAARARQAAERLALGSDGASWDYVVSNEAGEPYHPQVLSRYWRAAVEAAGLRPIKLHAARHTAATAMHLAGVPVAVIAAWIGHKDASLTMRLYAHSQDDALKAAGDTFNRVVTTS; from the coding sequence ATGAGTAGGCGGCAGCTTCCTCCGCAGATCAAGAAGATAGAGGTGACGGAGCGCAAGACAGGCAAAAACGTTGTGCGCTATCAGGTCACAGTCGACGCCGGGATCAATCCCGAGACAGGCAAACGTCAGCAGGTGCGGCGACGATATGAGACCGAACGTGAGGCACGTGCTGCGCTTGCAGACGTCACCGAGGCCGCGGTGCGGGGCACGTTTGTGCCGCGTCGGGCCATCACTGTGCGCGAGGTGTGTGACGACTACGTCGCGGGCCGGCACAGGCTGCGGGCCACCTCGAAGGCGAAGCTGAGTTATGACTTACAACCGTTGATCGAACGGCACGGCGACGAGCCCGTGCAGCGATTGACCAAGGCGCACGTCGATGCGTCGGTGTTCGATCTGCTGGCCGGCGGCACCAAGACAGGCAAGGGTCGAACTCGTCGGTCGTGGAGTGCGGTCGCGGTCAACAAGTTCACGCAAACCGTTGCGATGGTTTTGGCCGGTGCGCAACGCCAAGGCCTCGTCCCGCGCAACGTCGCCGAGCATGTCGATCCGGTGGCCGGAGGGCATCGCAGCGTCGACACCTACACCGAGACGGAGGTTGCGACGCTGTTGGCGTCGATCGCTGATGATCGGCTCGGGCACGCGTGGGAGCTCGCGCTATGTGGTCTGCGGCGCGGCGAGATAGCCGGTCTGCGGTGGGCCGACGTCGACCTCCGCGGCAAGGCGCTGTCAGTCACGAACAACCGGGTGGACGCCGGCGGTACGGCAGTGGAAAATGACCCTAAGTCGGCTATGTCGCGTCGAACGCTTCCGCTGCCCGATCGGCTGGTGTCGGTACTGCGTGCGGCGAGGGCTCGCCAGGCCGCCGAGCGGCTGGCCCTCGGTTCCGACGGTGCCTCGTGGGATTACGTCGTGAGCAACGAGGCAGGCGAGCCCTATCACCCGCAGGTCCTGTCCCGGTATTGGCGTGCTGCGGTGGAGGCGGCAGGCCTACGGCCGATCAAGTTGCACGCGGCCCGACATACGGCGGCGACGGCCATGCACCTCGCCGGCGTGCCGGTCGCGGTGATCGCGGCGTGGATCGGCCATAAGGACGCGTCGCTGACCATGCGCCTCTATGCCCACTCTCAGGACGACGCTTTGAAGGCTGCCGGTGACACTTTCAACCGGGTTGTGACAACGTCGTGA
- the dcd gene encoding dCTP deaminase, with protein sequence MLLSDRDIRAEIDAGRLGIDPFEDSLVQPSSLDVRLDTLFRVFNNTRYTHIDPAKQQDELTSLVEPPPGEPFVLHPGEFVLGSTLETCTLPDDLAGRLEGKSSLGRLGLLTHSTAGFIDPGFTGHITLELSNVANLPITLWPGMKIGQLCLLRLTSPAEHPYGSAKVGSKYQGQRGPTPSRSYQNFIKLS encoded by the coding sequence GTGCTGCTCTCCGATCGTGACATCCGGGCCGAGATCGACGCCGGGCGGCTGGGCATCGATCCGTTCGAGGATAGTTTGGTGCAGCCGTCGAGCCTCGACGTCCGCCTCGACACCCTGTTCCGGGTCTTCAACAACACCCGTTACACCCACATCGACCCGGCCAAGCAGCAGGACGAGCTGACGTCCCTGGTCGAACCGCCACCCGGCGAGCCTTTCGTCCTGCACCCCGGCGAGTTCGTCCTCGGCTCGACCCTCGAGACATGCACCCTGCCCGACGACCTGGCCGGCCGGCTCGAAGGCAAGTCGTCGCTCGGGCGCCTTGGCCTGCTCACCCACTCCACGGCCGGCTTCATCGACCCGGGTTTCACTGGCCACATCACCCTCGAGCTCTCGAACGTGGCCAACCTGCCGATCACGCTGTGGCCCGGCATGAAGATCGGCCAGCTGTGCCTGCTGCGCCTCACGAGTCCGGCCGAGCATCCCTACGGCAGTGCCAAGGTCGGCTCCAAGTACCAGGGCCAGCGCGGGCCGACACCCTCGCGGTCTTATCAGAACTTCATCAAGCTGAGCTGA